A window from Thioclava sp. GXIMD2076 encodes these proteins:
- a CDS encoding branched-chain amino acid ABC transporter permease yields MYVSIFIQQVLNGLTLGAVYTLIALAFSLVMGVLGILNLAIAEIFMFGAYLGFALLLSGFPLWLALVAAMAGTAIIGAIVARIGYEPLRNAGHVTPMLSTLGFSMILQNLATNLWGSDPLQLSLDGLLATRFSIGLVSISLVQIIVIVVTVLFCVVIGLLIQRSAVGRALRAVAESREISRLLGIYPGRLILITFALSGALAGAAGVLVGVQYSAITPYIGADVGVKAIAVMVVGGATNIWGALLAGPIIGVLEVLTVAYLGAELRDFIVYGLMIVILLVRPQGLLGGSAKTSGGRV; encoded by the coding sequence ATGTATGTCAGTATCTTTATCCAGCAGGTCTTGAATGGCCTAACTTTGGGCGCGGTGTATACGCTGATCGCTCTCGCTTTCTCGCTGGTGATGGGGGTGCTCGGCATCCTCAACCTCGCCATTGCCGAAATTTTCATGTTCGGAGCCTACCTGGGCTTTGCACTGCTATTGTCTGGTTTCCCCCTCTGGCTTGCGCTTGTGGCCGCGATGGCGGGTACGGCTATCATCGGGGCGATTGTCGCACGTATCGGTTACGAACCTCTGCGTAATGCCGGTCATGTCACGCCGATGTTAAGCACGCTCGGCTTCTCGATGATCTTACAAAACCTTGCGACCAACCTATGGGGCTCGGACCCGCTACAACTGTCGCTTGATGGTCTCCTTGCCACACGTTTCTCAATCGGACTGGTCTCTATCAGCCTGGTGCAGATCATCGTCATCGTAGTCACTGTTCTTTTCTGTGTGGTCATTGGCCTCCTGATCCAGCGGAGTGCTGTGGGACGGGCGCTGCGTGCCGTTGCCGAAAGCCGCGAAATCTCACGCCTTTTGGGTATCTATCCGGGACGGTTGATCCTGATCACCTTCGCGCTATCCGGAGCCCTAGCAGGCGCGGCGGGCGTGCTTGTGGGCGTGCAATACTCCGCTATCACGCCCTATATCGGGGCGGATGTCGGGGTAAAGGCAATCGCTGTCATGGTGGTCGGCGGGGCGACCAATATCTGGGGGGCGCTCTTGGCAGGACCGATCATCGGTGTGCTCGAGGTTCTTACCGTTGCTTACCTGGGCGCGGAATTGCGTGATTTTATTGTATATGGCCTGATGATCGTCATCTTGCTGGTCCGCCCGCAAGGATTGCTCGGAGGCTCGGCCAAGACTTCCGGAGGACGCGTATAA
- a CDS encoding branched-chain amino acid ABC transporter permease, protein MLSAYQSGLLADGSILLLGALSVYVILATGQLSLGNAGFMAIGAYLSSWLTVSAGFALTPAILISVVVAMGFGLLIGFPALRLRGIYLAMATLAFGEMVRSFFLNFEPTGGSGGYAGMEHVSLGYILAWTLGCLALVLALERTRLWFEVKSIKDDELAAGLMGLNTTGIKLASFAFGSGLAAVSGALFAHQNLYIEPANFGFDHSVSFVLAVILGGSSLALGSLLGAAVLILLPEVLRDFTDWRQAIFGALLIGVLLVRRQGLVDRNFFGLARLRRKS, encoded by the coding sequence ATGTTGTCAGCCTATCAATCCGGCCTCTTGGCCGATGGCTCCATCCTGCTTTTGGGCGCGCTTTCGGTCTATGTCATCCTTGCAACCGGCCAGTTATCACTGGGCAACGCGGGTTTCATGGCAATCGGCGCCTATCTTTCCTCCTGGCTCACGGTGAGCGCGGGGTTTGCCCTCACGCCAGCCATCCTAATTTCAGTGGTGGTCGCCATGGGGTTTGGACTGCTCATCGGCTTTCCGGCGCTGCGGCTTCGCGGCATTTACCTTGCGATGGCCACACTGGCTTTTGGCGAGATGGTCCGCAGCTTTTTCCTGAACTTTGAACCGACAGGTGGCTCCGGCGGCTACGCGGGGATGGAACATGTGTCTTTGGGCTACATCCTTGCTTGGACGCTAGGCTGTCTGGCACTGGTGCTGGCACTTGAACGCACACGCCTCTGGTTCGAGGTGAAGTCAATCAAGGATGACGAACTCGCGGCAGGGCTTATGGGCCTCAATACCACCGGCATCAAACTCGCAAGCTTTGCGTTTGGCTCGGGTCTTGCAGCGGTATCCGGAGCGCTGTTCGCGCATCAAAACCTCTATATCGAACCGGCAAACTTCGGGTTCGACCATTCGGTCTCGTTTGTGCTGGCTGTTATTCTGGGTGGTTCAAGCCTTGCGCTGGGTTCGCTTTTGGGCGCTGCAGTGCTGATCCTATTACCCGAAGTTTTGCGCGATTTCACAGACTGGCGTCAGGCAATCTTCGGAGCGCTGCTGATCGGCGTCCTGCTCGTGCGCCGTCAGGGGCTTGTCGACCGGAATTTCTTCGGTCTGGCGCGTTTACGGAGGAAATCGTGA
- a CDS encoding ABC transporter ATP-binding protein gives MTHILTFENVTQSFGGIRALNEVSFDCRAGEITGIIGPNGAGKTTIFNVITGAYRPDSGAVRLSGENQLGRASWRIARTGISRTFQNIRLFPSLSVREHILLAQAPKLGLARRFLPDGKVQARADEMMELFGIAQYRDRVATSLPYGVQRKIEMARACAMAPKLLLLDEPVAGMNHDEAEDLRQTLLRLRMDGLSILIIEHDMRFMMRLCDKIHVMNFGTRIASGTPAQIQADPTVIAAYLGEEA, from the coding sequence ATGACCCATATCCTTACTTTTGAGAACGTAACCCAGAGCTTTGGCGGGATCCGCGCGCTCAATGAGGTCTCGTTCGATTGTCGCGCGGGGGAAATTACCGGCATCATCGGCCCCAATGGCGCTGGTAAGACCACGATCTTCAACGTCATCACTGGCGCCTATCGCCCCGACAGCGGAGCCGTAAGACTGTCGGGCGAGAACCAACTGGGCCGTGCTTCCTGGCGGATCGCGCGGACAGGGATCTCGCGCACTTTCCAGAATATCAGGCTCTTCCCATCATTGAGCGTACGCGAGCATATTCTGCTGGCGCAGGCCCCGAAACTAGGGCTGGCACGCAGATTTCTGCCCGACGGCAAAGTGCAGGCGCGTGCCGACGAGATGATGGAGTTGTTCGGTATTGCCCAATATCGCGACCGTGTCGCCACCTCCTTGCCTTACGGCGTGCAACGCAAGATAGAGATGGCGCGGGCCTGTGCTATGGCCCCGAAACTCCTCCTGCTTGACGAACCCGTTGCCGGGATGAACCATGACGAGGCCGAAGATCTACGTCAGACCCTGCTAAGACTGCGTATGGATGGGCTCTCAATCCTCATTATCGAACATGACATGCGCTTCATGATGCGATTATGCGACAAGATCCATGTCATGAATTTCGGCACCCGCATTGCCAGCGGTACACCAGCGCAGATCCAGGCTGATCCTACTGTGATCGCCGCTTACCTAGGAGAAGAGGCTTGA
- a CDS encoding ATP-binding cassette domain-containing protein, translating into MILELNALAVNYGAIPGVRTVDLTLDEGEIVAMIGANGAGKSTTMKAIAGLLPYRGEIRYRGSVLAPMRAEANLAAGLSLVPEGRGILARMTVEENLRMGAYLRRDHAAVNREIISAFERFPILGKRRNGLAGYLSGGEQQILAIVRALLARPKLLLLDEPSLGLAPLMTAEIFSFIAGFRAQGLSVLVAEQKSKHSLAIADRAYLLSMGEVVASGAANELAEGGLILNTMLAIG; encoded by the coding sequence TTGATACTCGAACTGAATGCATTGGCGGTGAATTACGGCGCCATTCCCGGGGTGCGTACAGTCGATCTGACTCTCGACGAGGGAGAGATCGTTGCAATGATCGGCGCAAACGGTGCAGGCAAAAGCACGACCATGAAAGCAATTGCCGGCTTGCTACCCTATCGTGGCGAAATCCGATATCGCGGATCGGTATTGGCACCAATGCGCGCCGAGGCCAATTTGGCGGCAGGTCTGTCACTCGTGCCGGAAGGACGGGGCATTCTGGCAAGAATGACAGTCGAGGAAAATCTTCGGATGGGCGCCTATCTGCGCCGCGACCACGCGGCAGTAAACCGCGAAATCATTAGCGCCTTCGAGCGTTTTCCGATCCTCGGCAAGCGCCGGAACGGCCTGGCAGGCTACCTGTCCGGGGGGGAACAGCAGATTCTTGCGATCGTACGGGCCCTGCTTGCACGACCAAAACTTCTGCTTCTGGACGAGCCATCTCTAGGCTTGGCTCCGTTGATGACGGCCGAAATCTTCTCGTTCATTGCAGGATTCCGCGCTCAGGGGTTGAGTGTGCTTGTAGCGGAACAGAAATCCAAGCATTCGCTCGCAATTGCCGACCGTGCCTATCTTCTCTCGATGGGCGAAGTGGTTGCAAGCGGTGCCGCAAACGAGCTGGCGGAAGGTGGCCTCATTCTCAATACAATGTTGGCCATCGGCTGA
- a CDS encoding MarR family winged helix-turn-helix transcriptional regulator, giving the protein MPSEKPTVKPIAGHNFTPVAVDLYDRTDRPLTVSRPELLINGSDAEFRKLIHAFFGFLSRHEKVRANFGANIGLGGVEYSVLVAISHMTADDGFVIVSQLAEHLHLSSAFVTTVTKRLEKMGLVEKTVDPEDRRKIQLTITETAYGLLCTLAPIQQKVNDVEFGTLRRGDLSFMVNMMESLIEGAERALKLQDYLRSNPDHIQPEPSKDA; this is encoded by the coding sequence ATGCCTTCAGAAAAGCCTACAGTCAAACCTATTGCAGGGCATAATTTTACGCCCGTGGCTGTAGATTTATATGATCGGACAGACCGTCCTCTGACAGTGTCGCGGCCTGAGCTGCTAATAAACGGATCAGATGCAGAGTTCCGCAAACTTATCCATGCTTTTTTCGGGTTTTTGTCTCGCCACGAGAAGGTGCGCGCAAATTTCGGGGCGAATATTGGACTGGGGGGGGTGGAATATAGCGTTCTCGTTGCGATCAGCCACATGACCGCCGACGATGGCTTCGTTATTGTCAGTCAGTTGGCCGAGCATCTCCATCTCTCAAGTGCGTTTGTCACTACTGTGACAAAGCGCCTAGAAAAAATGGGCTTGGTCGAGAAAACCGTCGATCCTGAGGATCGCCGAAAAATCCAGCTGACGATCACCGAGACTGCATATGGACTGCTGTGCACGTTGGCACCAATCCAGCAAAAGGTGAACGATGTGGAATTCGGGACGCTTCGCCGGGGCGATCTGAGCTTTATGGTTAATATGATGGAGAGCCTCATCGAGGGGGCTGAGCGAGCGCTGAAGCTGCAAGATTATTTGCGCAGTAACCCGGACCACATCCAGCCCGAGCCGAGCAAAGACGCCTGA
- a CDS encoding DDE-type integrase/transposase/recombinase: MRLVPIYQTPNTSKKRPQHKVTPYLLKGLAVTRPSQVWCVDISYIPMHRGFLYLVTIMDWFNRKGLALRLSKSMEADFYVETLKAALTKYGPPEIMNSDRGSQFTGCEWADTLTEAGVKISMNCRGRWIDNRMIKRLWRSVKYK, from the coding sequence ATGCGGCTGGTTCCGATTTATCAGACGCCCAACACCAGCAAGAAACGTCCCCAGCATAAGGTCACGCCCTATCTACTGAAAGGACTGGCGGTAACTCGACCCAGCCAGGTCTGGTGTGTCGACATCAGCTACATCCCGATGCATCGGGGCTTTCTGTATCTCGTCACCATCATGGACTGGTTCAATCGCAAAGGTTTGGCTTTGCGGCTTTCTAAGAGCATGGAGGCAGACTTCTATGTTGAGACTTTGAAAGCGGCTTTGACCAAATATGGCCCGCCTGAGATCATGAATAGCGATCGGGGCAGCCAGTTCACCGGCTGTGAATGGGCCGACACGCTGACCGAGGCCGGGGTGAAAATCTCTATGAATTGTCGGGGCCGCTGGATCGACAACCGGATGATCAAACGGCTTTGGCGCTCTGTGAAATACAAATGA
- a CDS encoding IclR family transcriptional regulator, with protein sequence MTQASESKAIGVIARAATIFRVLERAPRGMSISELAREAALPRSTVHRLITDLVQEHLLLLANGRVCLGPALPRLAAANQHDVQSLSRPELERLAECCGETVNLSVLRADQALLVDQVASRQPLRVVSPVGEVLPLTVTAQGHAFLAALPEADLRARLGLEITQAGDYLALCKELDVIRRDGIAFEAQRYLAGVCAFALTLDLPVSERYALSVVLPLARLDGREDMIRDALRQAADAIRARF encoded by the coding sequence ATGACCCAGGCCAGTGAGAGCAAGGCGATTGGCGTAATCGCACGGGCCGCGACGATCTTTCGCGTGCTCGAGAGGGCCCCGCGCGGGATGAGCATCTCGGAACTTGCGCGCGAGGCAGCTCTGCCGCGCTCTACCGTACATCGTCTTATCACCGATTTGGTTCAAGAACACCTGCTGCTCCTTGCTAACGGACGGGTCTGTCTGGGCCCTGCGCTCCCGCGCCTTGCCGCAGCCAACCAGCATGATGTCCAGAGCCTTTCGCGCCCCGAATTGGAAAGGCTTGCCGAATGCTGTGGAGAAACAGTCAATCTTTCGGTTTTGCGGGCGGATCAGGCGCTGCTGGTAGATCAGGTCGCCTCGCGCCAGCCGTTAAGGGTAGTCTCGCCGGTCGGCGAGGTCCTGCCGCTGACCGTTACTGCGCAGGGTCATGCGTTTCTAGCTGCGCTACCGGAGGCCGATCTCCGAGCGCGGCTCGGGCTGGAGATTACACAGGCCGGCGATTACCTGGCACTTTGCAAGGAGCTTGACGTGATCCGTCGCGACGGGATCGCTTTTGAGGCGCAGCGATATCTCGCTGGTGTCTGTGCGTTCGCACTTACGCTTGATCTCCCCGTGAGCGAACGCTACGCGCTGTCGGTCGTCCTTCCACTCGCGCGGCTGGACGGACGCGAGGATATGATCCGCGATGCCCTAAGGCAGGCGGCAGACGCGATCAGGGCACGGTTCTAG
- a CDS encoding amidohydrolase family protein: protein MLRNQFDRRTVLAAGALSALAPAAAKAQSAKTEGQAATKKAVPKIALEEHIIFPDFVEYLAETKQNIRSDLFDKVVPILEDFGDRRLEAMDRNGIAYSVLSISGPGVQIEPDHAKAAKLAKSANDRLAAQVQKQPKRYGGFAHLALQDPAGAADELERCMTDLGFQGALINGETNGEYLDHRRFDVFWERAAALKAPIYIHPGNPAGKSAAYAGHPELWGPTWSWAAETCTHALRLVFSGVFDRFPDARVILGHMGETLPMQPWRLDSRYPISNTAFEIEKKPSEYLRNNLWLTTSGVCDDVALRCALDNIGGDRVLFSVDYPFEKPEIAAKWIDNAEISEDERFAVSQGNAAKLMNISL from the coding sequence ATGTTACGCAATCAGTTCGATCGCCGTACGGTCCTTGCCGCGGGAGCCTTAAGTGCCCTCGCACCTGCTGCAGCCAAGGCGCAATCAGCAAAAACTGAAGGCCAGGCGGCGACCAAAAAAGCTGTGCCGAAGATCGCGCTCGAAGAACATATTATCTTCCCTGATTTTGTGGAATATCTAGCTGAAACAAAACAGAATATTCGTTCTGACCTGTTCGATAAGGTGGTCCCTATTCTAGAGGATTTTGGCGACAGGCGCCTTGAGGCAATGGATCGGAACGGCATTGCTTACTCGGTGTTGTCTATCTCGGGGCCAGGGGTGCAGATCGAACCCGATCACGCCAAAGCAGCAAAACTTGCGAAATCGGCAAACGATCGGCTGGCCGCGCAGGTCCAGAAACAGCCAAAACGTTATGGCGGTTTTGCCCATCTGGCATTGCAGGATCCGGCAGGTGCGGCGGATGAACTGGAACGTTGTATGACAGATCTCGGCTTTCAGGGCGCGCTGATCAATGGAGAAACCAATGGCGAATATCTCGACCATCGCCGTTTCGATGTGTTCTGGGAGCGCGCCGCGGCGCTGAAGGCGCCAATTTATATCCATCCAGGAAATCCCGCAGGCAAGTCGGCTGCCTATGCCGGGCATCCCGAGCTTTGGGGGCCGACCTGGAGTTGGGCGGCCGAGACCTGTACCCATGCGCTTCGACTGGTCTTCAGCGGTGTCTTTGACCGCTTTCCCGATGCGCGGGTTATTCTTGGGCATATGGGTGAGACGCTTCCCATGCAACCGTGGCGTCTAGATAGCCGCTACCCGATCTCCAACACAGCTTTCGAGATTGAAAAGAAGCCCTCCGAGTATCTACGCAATAACCTTTGGCTGACGACGTCTGGCGTGTGCGACGACGTGGCGCTGCGCTGTGCGCTTGATAATATCGGCGGAGATCGCGTGTTGTTCTCGGTAGACTATCCCTTCGAGAAACCCGAAATCGCGGCCAAGTGGATCGATAATGCCGAGATCAGCGAGGACGAGCGCTTCGCTGTTTCGCAGGGCAATGCGGCCAAGCTGATGAATATCTCGCTTTAA
- a CDS encoding AraC family transcriptional regulator — MSPLYDTTQVAAAEQLSFWEDVVHKIYAPCVGTAADRQSFQAQLHLAQFGPMVISDVRSSPITYNRRPADISLSSRDDYHAIIMLAGRTFLRQSGREVWANTGDIYLYSSAYPYQHHTETPYRSMALRIPRSLALGRLERADDMNGRILKANSPYNRIVTALIHEGIALAAHDDAEGQIQRFSSSVLDLIAAAISAGTCEGQDLSSRGRKLMLRVQRYMRDNLEDPELGLADIAQAQGISTRTLTRMFADMGTTPMAWLQSQRLAVAYAALAEGRVDNVSEAAFTYGFNDSSYFGRAFKKVYGFPPKTLLDQQ, encoded by the coding sequence ATGTCCCCGCTTTATGACACCACGCAGGTCGCGGCCGCCGAACAGCTCTCTTTCTGGGAGGACGTGGTTCATAAGATCTATGCGCCCTGTGTCGGGACTGCAGCTGACAGGCAAAGTTTTCAGGCGCAACTCCATCTGGCCCAGTTCGGACCGATGGTGATCAGTGATGTCCGCTCCAGTCCAATCACCTATAACCGGCGCCCTGCAGATATTTCTCTCTCATCCAGAGATGATTACCACGCGATCATCATGCTTGCCGGTCGGACCTTTCTCAGACAATCCGGCCGCGAGGTCTGGGCCAATACCGGCGACATCTATCTTTACAGCTCGGCCTATCCCTATCAGCACCATACCGAGACGCCCTATCGGAGTATGGCCCTGCGGATCCCGCGCTCGCTCGCACTGGGGCGGCTGGAACGGGCCGATGACATGAACGGGCGTATTCTCAAGGCCAATAGCCCCTATAACCGCATCGTCACAGCGCTCATCCACGAAGGGATCGCCTTGGCCGCACATGACGATGCCGAAGGACAAATCCAGCGGTTCTCGAGTTCAGTGCTGGATCTGATCGCAGCGGCAATCAGTGCGGGCACCTGCGAAGGGCAGGATCTCAGTTCGCGCGGCCGCAAGCTGATGTTGCGCGTTCAGCGCTATATGCGTGACAATCTCGAAGACCCAGAACTGGGGCTGGCCGATATTGCACAGGCACAGGGTATCTCTACCCGTACGCTCACGCGCATGTTTGCAGATATGGGCACAACACCTATGGCATGGCTGCAATCGCAACGCCTTGCCGTGGCCTATGCGGCGCTGGCGGAAGGACGCGTCGACAATGTCAGCGAAGCCGCGTTCACCTACGGCTTCAACGACAGTTCGTATTTCGGGCGGGCGTTCAAGAAGGTCTATGGCTTCCCGCCCAAGACGCTTCTCGATCAGCAATAG
- a CDS encoding glycoside hydrolase family 3 N-terminal domain-containing protein gives MTIYESLKAAPFNLTDAQVADIRSRIDTMPLADRVAQVFFLILLGDKPEDLELVLKMKPGGVTRFFSDDLDRETTQMQRIFDSLPIPPLVSADMEGSHLSFAFGTKVPNQMAFAAVDDPALTGSCSALMAREGRTMGVTWSFTPVIDINAAFRSSIVGSRSYGSDVSRIERHALAHIEGLQSNGIAATVKHWPGEGYDDRDQHLVTTQNPLSIEEWQASFGHLYRAAFDAGVLSIMSAHIGFPAYMQSIDPDCGIDAYRPASINPALTTRLLREEMGFNGIVVSDATEMGGMSAWISHREMPTEVLRAGCDVILFSLDPEADMAQVRGSVESGSLPESRLNEAVARVLALKTVVGLLDGTHRPVTAETARARLRQPEDAALAEEAFRRAPTLVKDVNKTLPVSPQTHKRVLIIETGIRNALMGWENKPLDVADMLRAEGFEVQVYDKDTFEGPTYDPAKTDLVLYLMADESLNMKSHIYIDWFRMMGDFFRTTERPWHDIPTVMVGFGHPYFLYDAPRVPTYVNAYSTLPEMQQAVVDALTGKTPFVASSPVDAFCGQGQARY, from the coding sequence ATGACCATCTACGAAAGCCTCAAGGCCGCGCCGTTCAATCTGACCGATGCGCAGGTCGCCGATATCCGCTCCCGCATCGACACCATGCCGCTTGCCGACCGCGTGGCACAGGTCTTCTTCCTGATCCTGCTGGGCGACAAACCGGAAGACTTGGAGCTGGTGCTGAAGATGAAACCTGGCGGGGTGACGCGGTTTTTCAGTGACGATCTGGACCGCGAAACGACCCAGATGCAGCGCATCTTCGACAGCCTGCCCATTCCACCCCTGGTCAGCGCCGATATGGAGGGCAGCCATCTGAGCTTTGCCTTTGGCACCAAGGTGCCCAACCAGATGGCGTTTGCTGCCGTCGACGATCCGGCACTGACCGGATCCTGCTCGGCGCTGATGGCCCGGGAGGGCCGCACGATGGGCGTCACATGGTCGTTCACGCCGGTGATCGACATCAATGCGGCCTTCCGCAGTTCTATCGTGGGATCGCGCTCCTATGGCAGCGATGTCTCGCGGATCGAGCGCCACGCGCTGGCTCATATCGAGGGGCTCCAGAGCAACGGCATCGCCGCTACCGTCAAACACTGGCCCGGTGAAGGCTATGATGACCGCGACCAGCATCTGGTCACCACCCAGAACCCGCTGAGCATCGAGGAATGGCAGGCGAGTTTCGGGCATCTCTATCGCGCGGCCTTCGATGCGGGCGTGCTGTCGATCATGTCGGCCCATATCGGCTTTCCTGCCTATATGCAGTCCATTGATCCCGATTGCGGCATTGACGCCTATCGTCCCGCCTCGATCAATCCGGCACTGACCACGCGGCTTCTGCGCGAGGAAATGGGCTTTAACGGCATCGTCGTATCGGATGCGACCGAAATGGGCGGGATGAGCGCATGGATCTCGCATCGCGAAATGCCCACCGAAGTGCTGCGCGCGGGCTGTGATGTGATCCTGTTCTCGCTCGACCCCGAGGCGGATATGGCACAGGTGCGCGGCTCGGTTGAAAGCGGCTCGCTGCCCGAAAGCCGGTTGAACGAGGCCGTCGCGCGGGTTCTGGCGCTCAAGACCGTGGTCGGGCTTCTCGATGGCACGCATCGTCCGGTTACTGCCGAAACGGCCCGCGCCCGCCTGCGCCAGCCCGAGGATGCAGCGCTTGCCGAGGAAGCCTTCCGCCGTGCCCCCACGCTGGTGAAGGATGTCAACAAGACGCTTCCGGTCTCGCCGCAGACGCATAAGCGCGTCCTGATTATCGAGACCGGCATCCGCAACGCGCTGATGGGCTGGGAGAACAAACCTCTGGACGTCGCCGATATGCTGCGCGCCGAAGGTTTCGAGGTGCAGGTCTATGACAAGGACACATTCGAGGGCCCGACCTATGATCCGGCCAAAACCGATCTTGTGCTCTATCTGATGGCCGATGAATCGCTGAATATGAAGAGCCATATCTATATCGACTGGTTCCGTATGATGGGCGACTTCTTCCGGACCACCGAACGGCCCTGGCACGATATCCCGACGGTCATGGTGGGCTTCGGGCATCCCTATTTCCTCTATGATGCGCCGCGTGTGCCGACCTACGTAAACGCCTATTCCACCCTGCCCGAGATGCAGCAGGCTGTGGTCGACGCGCTGACCGGCAAAACGCCGTTCGTCGCAAGCTCGCCCGTCGATGCGTTCTGCGGACAGGGTCAGGCGCGGTACTGA
- a CDS encoding ABC transporter substrate-binding protein, producing MLNSPLRAGLLAGAALTCLTAAAHAQDAEVIHFWTSSSEAASARVLADAYDKAGGHWIDSAVAGTDAARAAFTTRVQAGNPPTAMVATSVLEYQDMARAGYFANLDDLAKDLGWKDVVPEALMGAVTVDGHIYGAPVGMAVNNFLWTSPKALAAIGETEPPKTWDEFFADGDKLKEKGIIPYAHPGKWYWDLNLFGFVLASLDTEAYMQFHKVDPQVFDNPSFTEATEIFARLRDYSDQGAAGREWNLSTQLVMKGDAAFLFMGSWVKGELDAAGVVPGKDILCSIGVNDTPVSLNGDAMIFPAMNDSKTPTEAQALLAKTVTSVDTQVAFATTKGALPMRTDAQMPDLDMCSTKALAQAKTAGSVPAYPAMLSGDVAGSIGDVLDNFWVDTGASAEDLAAELQDVFADFQ from the coding sequence ATGCTGAACTCCCCGCTCAGGGCTGGCCTGCTTGCCGGTGCCGCGCTGACCTGCCTCACGGCTGCCGCCCATGCACAAGATGCCGAAGTCATCCATTTCTGGACCTCCTCCAGCGAGGCCGCCTCGGCGCGGGTGCTTGCCGATGCCTATGACAAAGCGGGCGGCCACTGGATCGATAGCGCGGTGGCGGGCACCGATGCCGCCCGTGCAGCCTTTACCACGCGCGTGCAAGCCGGCAACCCACCCACTGCGATGGTCGCAACATCCGTGCTTGAATATCAGGATATGGCGCGCGCCGGCTATTTCGCCAATCTCGATGATCTGGCGAAAGATCTGGGCTGGAAAGATGTTGTGCCTGAAGCGCTGATGGGGGCTGTCACCGTTGACGGCCATATTTACGGCGCTCCCGTCGGCATGGCGGTGAACAACTTCCTGTGGACCTCGCCCAAGGCACTGGCCGCCATTGGCGAGACCGAGCCTCCCAAGACATGGGACGAATTCTTTGCCGATGGCGACAAGCTGAAGGAAAAGGGTATCATCCCCTATGCCCATCCGGGTAAATGGTACTGGGATCTCAACCTCTTCGGCTTTGTTCTCGCCTCTCTCGATACCGAAGCCTATATGCAGTTCCACAAAGTCGATCCGCAGGTGTTCGACAACCCGAGCTTCACCGAAGCCACAGAGATTTTCGCCCGTCTGCGCGACTATTCCGATCAGGGGGCTGCGGGGCGCGAATGGAACCTCTCGACGCAGCTTGTCATGAAGGGCGATGCGGCCTTCCTCTTCATGGGGAGCTGGGTCAAGGGCGAACTGGATGCGGCAGGCGTGGTGCCGGGCAAAGATATCCTGTGCAGCATCGGCGTGAATGATACCCCCGTCTCGCTGAATGGCGATGCGATGATCTTCCCTGCGATGAATGACAGCAAGACACCCACCGAGGCGCAGGCGTTGCTGGCAAAGACCGTCACCTCGGTTGACACGCAGGTGGCCTTCGCCACCACGAAAGGCGCCCTGCCCATGCGCACGGATGCGCAGATGCCCGATCTTGACATGTGCTCGACCAAGGCGCTTGCGCAGGCCAAAACCGCCGGCAGCGTGCCGGCCTATCCCGCGATGCTCTCGGGCGATGTGGCAGGTAGCATCGGCGATGTCCTCGACAATTTCTGGGTCGACACCGGTGCCAGCGCCGAGGATCTCGCAGCCGAGCTGCAAGACGTCTTCGCCGACTTCCAGTGA